A genomic window from Henningerozyma blattae CBS 6284 chromosome 3, complete genome includes:
- the APE3 gene encoding aminopeptidase Y (similar to Saccharomyces cerevisiae APE3 (YBR286W); ancestral locus Anc_1.298): MTRKFITTLTLTSIIASLGSAGILPEIAQEAFNLPIEENIPDAIDFGRQYTHHSNDGDFLAAFKPHIPYWLKPMVDSEKLQSKIELEDLNSTAWELYDIATHSEKKYGHPTRVIGSPGHWDTIRFILEQFEDMRDYYDVSLQTFKALSGRINSFNLSESKSGENFPNISGFSLSPPVKPFVGKLVEIPNLGCSEADFEAVEPPSNSGVKQIALIERGLCPFGDKSKLAGKFGFHAAVIYDNDPNATDGLHATLGKPNKNTVATIGVPFELGRTFIDNIYADPDYSLYFAMDSYVENIKTKNIIAETRHGDGNNIVALGAHSDSVEEGPGINDDGSGTISLLTVAKQSTHFKINNKVRFAWWSAEEEGLLGSNYYAYHLSEKENKKIRLFMDYDMMASPNYENEIYDANNIDNPKGSEELRDLYIDFYKQRGLNYTLIPFDGRSDYVGFIENGIPAGGIAAGAEKDNVFNGGVLDKCYHLLCDDVSNLNWEAFLTNTQLIAHSVATYAKSLKGFPERESKNETASISALKTTPLFKYQGNALVI, from the coding sequence ATGACACGTAAGTTCATCACCACTTTAACTTTAACATCCATTATAGCCTCTCTAGGCTCTGCAGGTATCCTACCAGAAATTGCCCAAGAAGCTTTTAATTTACCAATCGAAGAAAATATCCCTGATGCTATTGATTTTGGTAGACAATATACTCATCATTCTAATGATGGCGACTTCTTAGCAGCTTTTAAACCACATATTCCTTATTGGTTAAAACCAATGGTTGACTCTGAAAAACTACAGAGCAAGATTGAATTAGAGGATTTGAATTCAACTGCTTGGGAGTTATATGATATCGCAACCCattctgaaaaaaaatatggaCATCCTACTCGTGTTATAGGTTCACCGGGTCATTGGGATACAATCCGTTTTATCTTAGAACAGTTCGAAGATATGAGAGATTACTACGATGTTTCATTACAAACTTTCAAAGCCTTGAGTGGCAGgataaattcttttaatttatctgaATCCAAATCTGGCGAAAactttccaaatatttcagGCTTTTCCCTATCTCCTCCCGTTAAACCATTTGTTGGAAAACTAGTGGAAATTCCAAATCTAGGTTGTAGTGAAGCTGATTTTGAAGCTGTAGAACCACCTTCTAACTCTGGAGTTAAGCAAATTGCATTAATTGAAAGAGGTTTATGCCCATTTGGTGACAAGAGTAAATTAGCAGGTAAGTTTGGCTTCCATGCCGCTGTTATTTATGACAATGACCCAAACGCCACTGATGGCTTACATGCTACTTTAGGAAAACCAAATAAGAATACTGTCGCTACCATTGGTGTTCCATTTGAATTAGGTAGAACATTTATTGATAACATTTATGCTGATCCCGATTACTCCTTATATTTCGCTATGGATTCTTAcgttgaaaatattaaaactaaaaacATTATTGCTGAAACAAGACATGGTGATGGAAACAACATTGTTGCTTTAGGTGCTCATTCTGATTCTGTTGAAGAAGGCCCAGGCattaatgatgatggtTCTGGTACTATTTCTTTATTGACCGTTGCTAAACAATCAACTCATTTCAAGATTAACAATAAGGTTCGTTTTGCTTGGTGGTCTgctgaagaagaaggtTTATTGGGTTCCAATTATTATGCTTACCATTTATctgaaaaggaaaataaaaaaattagactTTTCATGGATTATGACATGATGGCCTCTCcaaattatgaaaatgaaatttatgatgctaataatattgataatccAAAAGGCTCTGAAGAATTAAGAGATTTATACATTGATTTCTATAAACAAAGAGGTCTAAATTATACTTTAATCCCATTTGACGGTAGATCTGACTATGTTGGTTTCATTGAAAACGGTATCCCAGCTGGTGGTATTGCTGCTGGTGCTGAAAAGGATAATGTATTCAATGGTGGTGTTCTAGATAAATGCTACCATTTATTATGTGATGATGTATCAAATCTAAACTGGGAGGCATTCTTAACAAATACCCAATTAATTGCCCATTCAGTTGCTACTTACGCTAAATCACTCAAAGGATTCCCAGAAAGAGAATCTAAGAATGAAACTGCCTCTATCTCCGCCTTGAAAACAACTccattattcaaatatcaaGGTAATGCTTTAGTTATTTAA
- the ARG2 gene encoding acetyl-CoA:L-glutamate N-acetyltransferase (similar to Saccharomyces cerevisiae ARG2 (YJL071W); ancestral locus Anc_1.301), whose product MWKPPIWKTLTHEQPNASYKRLILSVLNTTATKREAKDYLTKYKNVGSVTNFCLLFIRSLSNLKIKQLNSLALIINKLNMLGLKPICIIPPSNNINHHSEILDALVTRAELEPLHLNEAIKFKIDGSSNSILSERRELFDSAFSNFVPIIKPFAYNEITSTRYMIGDLYKLFDDVCKGDSMPTIDKFFILNKIGGIPSDERKANSHVFINLSQEFQALNASLIAQNNYLKIENLTNYKDLNEKAFHIQKIVQNVISENNENIENLTLMNIVLSHLLPNSTGLITTVEAASTQYDKTNPLVYNLITDRSLISSSLPRFKSVPNKSKVPSLLSILNEEIETEFWKESNEEYENSDNIIDVNNINFNKRININTTHMKSVDSISVTTVFKRGIDINSFCYRTLHSNNTIGLPSSFINENETDANIDVEDRAIENRSTDSDKLNLTKLKYLLDNSFNHSLDLEHYLNRINGNIASIIVIGDYEGVAILTYEGPTDNKFVYLDKFAILPQLKGSLGISDIIFNLIFKHFPDEIVWRSRKDNVVNKWYFQRCTGVLDLSAILDEGDQKESNFKLFYHIDNSNSNLQDTKRIKEYAKYVRDIEPSWVPGT is encoded by the coding sequence ATGTGGAAACCCCCAATCTGGAAAACTTTAACTCATGAACAGCCAAATGCTTCATATAAGAGACTTATTCTATCGGTATTAAATACTACTGCTACTAAACGTGAAGCAAAAGACtatttaacaaaatataaaaatgttgGTTCTGTAACAaatttttgtcttttatttattcgTTCACTTTCAAacttaaaaattaaacaattgaatTCATTAgctttaattattaataaactaaACATGCTAGGTTTGAAGCcaatttgtattattcCACCTTCCAATAATATCAACCATCATTCTGAAATATTAGATGCTCTGGTAACAAGAGCTGAACTAGAACCTTTACATTTGAATGAAgctattaaatttaaaattgatggttcatcaaattcaattctaTCTGAAAGAAGAGAATTGTTTGATTCTGCGTTTTCAAACTTTGTACCAATTATCAAACCCTTTGcatataatgaaataacAAGTACTAGATATATGATTGGGGATTtgtataaattatttgatgatgtATGCAAAGGTGACTCAATGCCcacaattgataaatttttcattttaaacaaaattgGTGGGATACCATCTGATGAAAGGAAGGCAAATTCTCATGTCTTTATTAATCTATCTCAAGAGTTTCAAGCTTTAAATGCAAGTTTAATTGCACAAAATaactatttaaaaatagaaaatttaactaattataaagatttgaatgaaaaagCATTCCATATCCAAAAAATAGTACAAAACGTAATttctgaaaataatgaaaatattgaaaacttAACCCTGATGAATATTGTATTATCACATTTATTGCCAAATTCCACAGGACTTATTACAACTGTAGAAGCTGCGTCAACCCAATATGACAAGACAAATCCATTGGTTTATAACTTGATCACTGACAGATCTTTgatttcatcatctttacCTCGCTTTAAATCTGTTccaaataaaagtaaagtACCATCCCTATTATCGATATTAAAcgaagaaattgaaactGAGTTTTGGAAAGAGtcaaatgaagaatatgaaaactctgataatattatagatgtaaacaatataaactttaataaaagGATAAACATTAATACAACTCATATGAAGAGTGTAGATTCTATTAGTGTAACAACAGTCTTCAAAAGAGGAATTGATATCAATTCATTTTGCTATAGAACACTGCattctaataatacaatTGGTTTACCATCGTCAtttataaatgaaaatgaaacgGATGCAAATATTGATGTGGAAGACAGAGCTATAGAAAATCGATCTACAGACAGTGATAAACTAAATTTAACAAAgctaaaatatcttttagaTAACAGTTTTAATCACTCATTAGACCTAGAACATTATTTGAATCGTATTAACGGAAATATTGCTTccattattgttattggcGACTACGAAGGTGTTGCAATTTTAACTTATGAAGGCCCAACggataataaatttgtttatCTTGATAAATTTGCAATCTTACCACAACTAAAAGGCTCCTTGGGTATATCtgatataatatttaatttaatatttaaacatTTTCCAGATGAAATTGTTTGGAGAAGCCGCAAGGATAATGTTGTAAATAAATGGTATTTTCAAAGATGTACAGGTGTTCTTGATCTCTCAGCAATTTTAGATGAAGGAGACCAAAAAGAAAGCAATTTTAAGTTATTCTATCATATTGacaattctaattcaaacTTGCAAGATactaaaagaattaaagaatACGCCAAATATGTAAGAGATATTGAACCAAGCTGGGTTCCGGGAACTTAG